The stretch of DNA TCTCCTCTCTTTTGAGCCTTCAGCTTTTCTATAGGAGCATTAAGGTGGTCATATTCTCTGCGAAGAATTTGTATGACTTTTTTCAGCTCCTGAAGTTCCACCGGGGTTTATAATTATAAAGCTATGGCGGACAGAGAACTTGATATAAAAGGTGAGGTTTGCCCATTTACCTTCGTGAAAAGTAAGCTTGTTTTGGAGCAAATGGAGGTGGGTCAGGTTCTCAGAGTTATTTTAGACTATCCGCCATCCGTGGAAAACGTGCCAAAAAGCATGAAGGAAGAAGGACAAGAAGTGCTGGCAGTTAATAAGTTAGACAATGGCAGTTGGGAAATACTCATAAGGAAGGTTAAATGAGGTTTCTTTTTGTAGTAAGCAGTAATCCTTTTTCAAAAGACTACGCAACTATTTTAAAGCTAACAAAAGAATTGGTAAAAAAGGGAGAGGTTATCATCTTCTTTACGGGCAACGGTGCATACTATACAATAAGACCGGAAACGGAAGAGTTTAAAAAGCTCGGAGCAAGGCTTCTGTTTTGTTCTCATTCTGCCCACCAAAGGGGCATAAAAGAACCCCTTCCCTTCTTTGAAAGCAGTTCTACTTATAATCTCTCAAGAATAATGCTTGAGTGTGATAAAGTCCTATCTTTTAACTGATGGAAAAAAAGAATTTTTTAAACTTATCCCTTTCTGAGCTTGGTGTGGGAACCTATTTGGGAGATTTGGATGAAAAAACCTCACAAGGCTACAGGGAAGTTATACGTGAAGCTTTCAAAAGGGGAGTTAATGTGGTAGATACTGCCATAGTGTATAGGTATATGAAGAGCGAGAGGGACGTGGGTGCGGTAGTAAGTGAGTTCGGAAGGGAGAACTTTGTTATATCTACAAAGGGTGGTTATGTTCCTTACGACGTGGAACTTGGAGTAGATCCAAAGGATTATTTTTACGAGAACTTTATTAATACTGGCATTATAAACATTCAAGAGATGACTTCCCAAGGACACTACCTTGGAGCTAAGTTTATAGAGTGGTGTTTTAACAAAAGCTTGGAAAACATGCAAACAGATTACATAGATATATATTTTCTTCACAATCCCGAAGAGCAACTGAACTTTTTCTCAAGGGAGCAATTCCTAAAGAAGCTGGAAGAGTGTTTTTATTTCTTGGAAGAGATGGTAAGAGTTGGAAAGCTTAAATTTTACGGGCTTGCTACCTGGAGCGGTTTTAGAGTGTCCCCTTCCTCAAGACAGTATTTATCCTTGGCACAGATCGTCAAAGTTGCAGAAAAGGTAGCTGGAAAGGATCACCACATGAGGTTTATCCAACTTCCATACAACTTGGGAATGACAGAAGCATACACTTTAAAAAATCAAGAAATAAACGGAGAAAAACTTTCCACCCTTGAAGCTTGCGAAAGGTTAAACATTTACACTTACACGAGCGCATCCATCTATCAGGGTAGGGTGATAGGTCGTGTCCATCAAAAACTAAAGGAGTTTTTCCACTTAGAGAGGGATATCCATGTAGCCCTTCAGTTCGTAAGGAGCACTCCAGGAGTGGGCACCGCACTGGTAGGAATGAGCAAGCTATACCACTTAAATGAGAACCTTGAGCTGTTTGAAAGACCAAAGATTGACCAAAGCACGTTCCTAAAACTTTTCCAATAAATCTGATGGTTATACTGTAACTTATAAAAACCCTTCCAAAGCCTAAGAAATTCTTAACAATTTCTTAACAAAATTTTCCCCCTTTACCTTATGCTATAGCGAATCATGGGAGGAGAGACCTTTCTAAACCTCATAGAAAGCATGG from Thermocrinis sp. encodes:
- a CDS encoding sulfurtransferase TusA family protein produces the protein MADRELDIKGEVCPFTFVKSKLVLEQMEVGQVLRVILDYPPSVENVPKSMKEEGQEVLAVNKLDNGSWEILIRKVK
- a CDS encoding DsrE family protein, producing the protein MRFLFVVSSNPFSKDYATILKLTKELVKKGEVIIFFTGNGAYYTIRPETEEFKKLGARLLFCSHSAHQRGIKEPLPFFESSSTYNLSRIMLECDKVLSFN
- a CDS encoding aldo/keto reductase: MEKKNFLNLSLSELGVGTYLGDLDEKTSQGYREVIREAFKRGVNVVDTAIVYRYMKSERDVGAVVSEFGRENFVISTKGGYVPYDVELGVDPKDYFYENFINTGIINIQEMTSQGHYLGAKFIEWCFNKSLENMQTDYIDIYFLHNPEEQLNFFSREQFLKKLEECFYFLEEMVRVGKLKFYGLATWSGFRVSPSSRQYLSLAQIVKVAEKVAGKDHHMRFIQLPYNLGMTEAYTLKNQEINGEKLSTLEACERLNIYTYTSASIYQGRVIGRVHQKLKEFFHLERDIHVALQFVRSTPGVGTALVGMSKLYHLNENLELFERPKIDQSTFLKLFQ